One genomic window of Desmospora activa DSM 45169 includes the following:
- a CDS encoding RNA polymerase sigma factor gives MVDRECVRRAQAGDREAVVALLRELETPIYRTAYYTLGHEQDAMDAAQEALLRIYRKLNTFRGDADIRTWAQRIAVNTAIDAARRRKDVLSLQEDRINGGSPVERSAIYTDVREAIRRLPEPQRSVVLLRHIQDFSYQEIADTLELPVNTVKSHLFRGRKKLMEWLSDYREGGVSHEV, from the coding sequence GTGGTCGACAGAGAGTGCGTCCGGCGCGCTCAAGCGGGGGATCGGGAAGCGGTGGTGGCACTGCTGAGGGAATTGGAAACCCCCATTTACCGGACGGCTTACTATACTTTAGGCCATGAACAAGATGCGATGGATGCAGCACAAGAGGCGTTATTACGTATTTACCGCAAGCTTAATACCTTTCGCGGAGATGCGGATATCCGTACCTGGGCCCAGCGAATTGCCGTCAATACGGCGATTGATGCCGCTAGGCGCAGAAAAGACGTTTTATCGCTGCAAGAGGATCGCATCAATGGCGGCAGTCCGGTCGAGCGATCCGCGATCTACACGGATGTTCGTGAAGCGATCCGACGATTGCCGGAACCGCAGCGCTCTGTCGTTTTGTTGCGTCATATACAGGATTTTTCTTATCAGGAGATTGCGGATACATTGGAGTTACCGGTTAATACGGTGAAATCCCATCTGTTCCGAGGGCGGAAAAAATTGATGGAATGGCTGTCCGATTATCGGGAAGGAGGGGTGTCCCATGAGGTGTAA
- the holA gene encoding DNA polymerase III subunit delta — translation MDQQLAQELKQGTIAPLYLFYGKESYLIEETCRWIQERISSGDGNEWSHTVMDLEETAIQDVVREVETASFFAEARVVVAKHAWFLTGATNKGKVDHQVEELLRYTQAPVEENVLILTVEAEKLDSRKKLVKELKKTARIAAFPPLEAKDLERWVNKRIRQADLLPHPQAAHTLIQHVGSDLRLLDAEIRKLSTYVGAGGTLTPSGVKELVPRTLEQDVFQLTNRVAQRRTGEALAIFYDLLANREEPIRILALVIRQFRLLLQVKVLASQGKGEREIASLLGAHPYPVKLALQQGRSFSEEALRTLLERSIAADHDIKSGRIDKVLAVERLLLSLEIAGTPASNKSL, via the coding sequence ATGGATCAACAGTTGGCGCAGGAATTAAAGCAAGGAACGATCGCACCTCTCTATCTCTTTTATGGGAAGGAGTCTTATCTGATTGAGGAAACCTGTCGCTGGATACAAGAACGGATCTCCTCCGGTGATGGGAATGAGTGGAGCCACACGGTAATGGATCTGGAGGAAACCGCGATACAAGATGTGGTCCGAGAAGTGGAAACCGCTTCTTTTTTTGCGGAGGCGCGTGTGGTTGTTGCCAAACACGCCTGGTTTTTAACCGGTGCCACCAATAAGGGTAAAGTGGATCACCAGGTGGAAGAGCTTTTGCGGTATACACAAGCGCCGGTGGAGGAAAATGTCCTGATCCTGACGGTGGAAGCGGAAAAGCTGGATAGTCGCAAAAAGCTGGTAAAAGAGTTAAAAAAAACGGCTCGAATCGCTGCCTTTCCCCCATTGGAGGCTAAAGATTTGGAGCGATGGGTGAATAAGCGGATCCGCCAGGCAGATTTGCTCCCCCATCCGCAAGCGGCACACACCTTAATCCAACATGTGGGTTCTGATCTGCGTTTGCTTGATGCGGAGATTCGTAAGCTCTCCACCTATGTAGGAGCTGGGGGGACACTCACACCTTCCGGAGTGAAAGAGTTGGTTCCACGCACGTTGGAACAGGATGTGTTTCAACTGACCAATCGTGTGGCCCAGCGTCGAACGGGAGAGGCTTTGGCCATTTTCTACGATCTTCTGGCCAACCGCGAGGAGCCGATTCGCATCCTGGCTTTGGTCATCCGCCAGTTTCGTCTCCTCTTACAGGTAAAAGTGCTGGCAAGTCAAGGAAAAGGGGAGCGAGAGATCGCTTCTCTGCTCGGGGCTCACCCCTATCCCGTAAAATTGGCGTTGCAACAAGGGCGCTCCTTTTCCGAAGAAGCCTTACGCACTTTGTTGGAACGGTCGATTGCGGCAGACCATGATATTAAATCCGGCCGCATCGATAAGGTGCTGGCGGTTGAGCGACTTCTTCTCTCCTTGGAAATAGCGGGAACACCGGCTTCCAACAAGAGTCTTTAA
- a CDS encoding BglG family transcription antiterminator: MVASLTSRQRFLALHLLAREEFETVAALSAGFRVSPRTIRYDLKLLEGWFGEWGLELERRPRRGVILRGGRSERERAEIHLDTPEPRIVPLTKEERIRSITLFLLVQSDGLTVDQLARELDISRGTVLRDLDVVQKQLVVHGVVVERIPGRGLYTRSSEFHWRQAAAVLLTDMRQDGEYRSLPLQSGSDPFSGWPTEAMMREFEETLSRWGSPLVQALSGSALQVLAVYLALMVVRLKAGKWIEKAKKEPDDVKPLPEYAEALRLSHHLEERFCIDVPESETVHLTLRLLGAQRFQVLRTEIGENDPSVGRVVDGIIRVVSDMLQMPLERDKELQEGLSVHLKPALIRLRFGFFIKNPLLKEVRSRYPRIYAASQKAAFWVERVTGHSVPPSEIGYIAMHIGAAVWRFTATKPTVRRVLLVCASGVGTAKLLESHLRRELSGVVWTGVSTAAKAKEEAERHQVDFVISTLPLDDSFPDLPVHFISPVPTWEEIQILREKLLFVRRPERVPPISRLMALIDEHAHIRNRKGLEKRLTEWMGNHFSMPSPEVSSFSTGRMDCDPMLDQLLKSEHLCLQQSCSDWKEAVNTGARPLLERGMIERSYVEQIVRNMIEHGAYMVIAPGIALLHARPEDGVNAVCMSLLTLDEGVSFGHEANDPVDVVITFATLDNNMHLTALSQLMELLSDEQRLERLREAKTSPEAQRVIQPFLP, translated from the coding sequence ATGGTTGCCTCGTTAACTTCCAGACAACGTTTTCTTGCGCTCCATTTGTTGGCGCGGGAGGAATTTGAGACGGTGGCAGCGCTCTCAGCTGGATTTCGCGTCAGCCCGCGGACGATTCGTTATGATCTGAAATTGTTGGAGGGTTGGTTTGGGGAATGGGGGTTGGAGTTGGAACGCAGACCGCGGCGAGGGGTGATTCTGCGTGGGGGACGTTCGGAAAGGGAGCGGGCGGAAATTCATTTGGATACTCCCGAGCCACGGATCGTGCCCCTCACAAAAGAAGAGCGGATTCGATCGATAACCTTGTTCCTGCTGGTCCAATCCGACGGATTGACCGTGGATCAATTAGCCCGAGAGTTGGATATCTCCAGGGGGACGGTTCTAAGGGATCTGGATGTGGTACAGAAACAGCTCGTCGTCCACGGGGTGGTGGTAGAACGAATTCCGGGTCGGGGTTTATACACTCGGTCAAGTGAGTTTCATTGGCGGCAGGCTGCGGCTGTTTTATTGACTGATATGCGACAGGATGGTGAATATCGGTCCCTCCCTCTCCAGTCTGGCTCCGATCCATTCTCAGGTTGGCCGACGGAGGCGATGATGAGGGAGTTTGAAGAGACCCTCTCCCGCTGGGGAAGTCCGCTGGTGCAAGCGTTGTCAGGGAGTGCGCTTCAAGTTCTGGCGGTTTACCTTGCCCTTATGGTCGTCCGGTTGAAGGCGGGCAAATGGATAGAGAAAGCGAAAAAGGAACCGGATGATGTAAAACCGTTGCCTGAGTATGCGGAGGCCTTGCGACTTTCCCATCATCTAGAGGAACGATTCTGCATCGATGTTCCCGAATCTGAAACGGTTCACCTCACTCTTCGTCTGTTGGGTGCCCAACGATTTCAGGTATTGCGGACGGAGATCGGGGAGAATGACCCATCGGTTGGACGGGTGGTGGATGGGATTATTCGTGTCGTGAGCGACATGTTGCAAATGCCGTTGGAACGGGATAAGGAATTGCAGGAGGGTCTGTCAGTCCATTTGAAACCAGCCCTGATCCGTCTTCGCTTTGGCTTCTTCATCAAGAACCCGCTTTTAAAGGAGGTTCGCTCCCGCTATCCACGTATATACGCGGCGTCGCAAAAAGCGGCCTTTTGGGTAGAGCGGGTGACCGGCCATTCTGTACCACCGAGTGAAATCGGATATATCGCCATGCATATAGGGGCGGCTGTCTGGCGTTTTACCGCGACGAAACCGACGGTGCGGAGGGTCCTGTTGGTCTGTGCCTCCGGGGTGGGTACCGCCAAATTGCTGGAATCCCATCTGCGTCGCGAACTCTCCGGGGTAGTATGGACAGGCGTTTCAACAGCAGCAAAGGCGAAAGAGGAGGCAGAGCGACACCAAGTCGATTTTGTAATTAGTACCTTACCGTTGGATGACAGCTTCCCGGATCTTCCTGTTCACTTTATTTCGCCGGTTCCCACCTGGGAAGAGATCCAGATTTTGCGGGAGAAGCTGCTTTTCGTACGCCGTCCGGAACGCGTTCCCCCCATTTCCCGTCTTATGGCGTTAATCGACGAGCATGCCCACATCCGGAACCGGAAGGGTTTAGAAAAGAGGCTCACCGAGTGGATGGGAAACCATTTTTCGATGCCGTCTCCCGAAGTTTCCTCATTTTCAACAGGAAGGATGGATTGCGACCCGATGTTGGACCAGTTGTTAAAGTCTGAACACCTCTGTTTGCAGCAGTCTTGCAGTGATTGGAAAGAGGCGGTGAACACCGGTGCCCGGCCATTACTGGAGCGGGGGATGATTGAACGCTCCTATGTGGAACAAATTGTACGCAATATGATCGAACACGGTGCCTATATGGTGATCGCACCTGGTATCGCCCTCTTGCACGCGCGTCCCGAGGACGGGGTGAATGCGGTCTGTATGAGCCTTCTAACTTTGGATGAAGGGGTATCTTTCGGCCATGAGGCGAATGACCCGGTCGATGTCGTGATCACGTTTGCCACCCTGGATAACAACATGCATTTGACGGCATTGTCGCAGTTGATGGAGCTGCTGTCAGATGAACAACGTTTAGAACGATTGCGTGAAGCGAAAACGTCCCCAGAAGCACAAAGGGTGATCCAACCCTTTTTACCTTAA
- a CDS encoding DNA internalization-related competence protein ComEC/Rec2: MLQGRPFVAMGVGWIAGILIATQTTVDARWWLVATVVCLLVGVGWIYYTGRGWAAVLLMIGLCMGAAHLMWTEARNYTDIPSGSVQGGETWRLEGIVVSPPEVDGDRGRWIVQVKQIEDTAGRTIDVDERLLVQKQFYQHEQKQATIKLKRGQILRFSARLQSPEPARNPGAFDYRTYLYHRGIHWIAEVDAMEVVDDSTSWRSGVDSLRSFLGERLEVIYPETTAGMIRGMLLGERKEVPPQVEEDFALLGLIHLLAISGLHVGIFVGCLFGGLQWSGMRRERAAAVTMLAIPIYVLLTGAGVPVVRAGMMGILALLALMLRRFSDSLSFLAVALVAMLIWNPYALFEVGFQLSFTVTAALLIAVRPLAHVFPFPWPRFNQLLAVTLTAQWASLPLILHHFREISLLSGLLNLAVVPVVSIAVIPVAFLALLLSLVHEGLAWLPALFSSWVLEQVVAVVHHIAAWNVGRLIVSPPSWGWIAAYAVTGAGLLMGFTGGPLLRRRLLPGALVMSLVLAWWAWLPAGWANAELRITFLDVGQGDCVVIETPANRVLVVDGGGNLPFFQEEWQQPRRDYEVGRDVVVRYLQYRGIRRIDEMVLSHGDADHIGGLRAVARRYPVERVIRNHHPPQSDMEAELMELLYARGAEVLVPQTGAEWELEPGIRWQFLHPGETLGTEPNNDSVVFLLTAFQQRILLTGDIEEEAERQLLRQWDLPPLDLMKVAHHGSRTSTAEEWLEQTRPQMAVISAGRNNRYGHPSPEVVERLGNHGVQLWRTDRDGAVTFILDETGWRVETMVEYE, from the coding sequence ATGCTGCAAGGGCGTCCCTTTGTGGCGATGGGGGTGGGGTGGATCGCTGGAATTCTTATCGCCACTCAAACCACTGTGGATGCAAGGTGGTGGTTGGTTGCCACTGTGGTGTGTCTGTTGGTGGGAGTCGGATGGATTTACTATACAGGACGGGGTTGGGCCGCTGTATTGCTCATGATTGGACTCTGTATGGGTGCCGCTCATTTGATGTGGACAGAAGCACGCAATTATACGGATATACCGAGCGGATCGGTGCAGGGGGGAGAGACATGGAGGCTGGAGGGAATAGTAGTGTCTCCACCGGAAGTGGACGGGGATCGCGGACGGTGGATAGTACAGGTGAAACAGATCGAGGATACAGCTGGCCGTACCATTGACGTGGATGAGCGGCTGTTGGTACAAAAACAGTTTTATCAACACGAACAGAAACAAGCGACGATTAAGTTAAAACGGGGTCAGATTCTCCGTTTCTCCGCTCGTCTACAATCTCCGGAACCCGCCCGTAATCCGGGGGCTTTTGATTATCGTACTTATCTTTATCATCGTGGGATTCATTGGATTGCTGAAGTGGATGCGATGGAGGTGGTGGATGATTCCACCTCCTGGCGCAGCGGGGTAGATTCATTGCGCTCGTTTTTGGGAGAGCGGTTGGAGGTGATCTATCCAGAGACGACGGCGGGGATGATACGAGGGATGTTGCTGGGGGAAAGAAAAGAAGTGCCACCACAGGTGGAAGAGGATTTTGCTCTACTAGGGTTGATCCATCTGTTGGCGATCTCCGGTTTACATGTGGGTATTTTTGTCGGATGTTTATTTGGTGGATTACAGTGGAGTGGGATGAGACGGGAACGTGCGGCAGCGGTAACCATGCTGGCTATCCCGATCTATGTGTTGCTGACCGGGGCCGGAGTGCCAGTGGTACGGGCGGGAATGATGGGGATACTCGCTTTGTTGGCGTTGATGTTGCGCCGCTTTTCGGATAGCCTTTCCTTTTTGGCGGTGGCATTGGTGGCGATGCTGATATGGAACCCATATGCGTTGTTTGAGGTTGGGTTTCAGCTCTCCTTTACCGTAACAGCAGCGTTGTTGATTGCCGTGCGCCCGTTGGCCCACGTTTTTCCGTTTCCGTGGCCGCGATTTAACCAATTGCTCGCTGTTACTCTCACGGCCCAATGGGCTTCGCTCCCCCTCATATTGCACCATTTTCGTGAAATTTCCCTACTGTCGGGACTGCTTAATCTAGCGGTCGTACCGGTGGTTTCCATCGCCGTGATTCCGGTGGCTTTTTTGGCGCTTCTACTCTCACTGGTCCATGAGGGGTTGGCATGGTTGCCGGCACTATTTTCTTCTTGGGTATTGGAACAGGTGGTTGCTGTGGTTCATCACATAGCCGCTTGGAACGTCGGACGGTTGATTGTCTCTCCGCCCTCCTGGGGCTGGATTGCCGCTTATGCTGTTACCGGTGCCGGGTTGCTCATGGGATTTACCGGGGGGCCGCTTCTGCGACGCAGGCTGTTGCCGGGAGCGTTGGTGATGTCGTTGGTGCTCGCTTGGTGGGCATGGTTACCGGCAGGATGGGCAAATGCAGAATTGCGTATCACGTTTCTCGATGTGGGCCAGGGGGATTGCGTTGTGATTGAAACCCCGGCAAATCGCGTGCTGGTGGTGGATGGCGGAGGAAACCTTCCTTTTTTCCAGGAAGAATGGCAGCAGCCCCGACGGGATTATGAAGTGGGGCGGGATGTGGTGGTTCGCTATCTGCAGTATCGCGGCATTCGCCGTATTGACGAGATGGTTCTGTCCCACGGTGACGCCGATCATATCGGCGGCTTGCGCGCGGTGGCCCGTCGTTATCCGGTAGAACGGGTGATTCGTAATCATCATCCGCCACAGAGTGATATGGAAGCAGAGTTGATGGAGCTGTTGTATGCCCGCGGTGCCGAGGTATTGGTACCGCAAACGGGAGCAGAATGGGAGCTGGAGCCGGGAATCCGTTGGCAATTTCTACACCCGGGGGAAACATTGGGAACGGAACCAAACAATGATTCCGTTGTGTTTTTGTTGACGGCGTTTCAGCAGCGGATTCTACTGACTGGTGATATTGAAGAGGAGGCGGAGCGCCAGCTATTACGCCAATGGGATCTGCCGCCCCTGGATCTGATGAAAGTGGCACACCATGGCAGCCGCACCTCAACAGCGGAGGAATGGCTGGAACAAACCCGTCCTCAGATGGCCGTCATCTCCGCCGGTCGCAACAATCGGTACGGCCATCCATCCCCGGAAGTAGTGGAGCGTCTGGGAAATCACGGTGTACAACTTTGGCGGACCGACCGTGATGGAGCCGTTACTTTTATTTTGGATGAAACGGGTTGGCGGGTGGAAACGATGGTGGAATACGAATAA
- a CDS encoding M23 family metallopeptidase, with translation MGKANRVFRIMFVLSLLLTGLFAGSSAEKVSAASDFIWPCEACSASDITQYYGGNHYGIDLARGGTVAINATAAGTVSRSYYSDSYGEVVFIKHTINGISYETVYAHMRSGSRTVNVGDPVAQGQLLGYMGSTGDSTGQHLHFELHSPAWNISKSDSLDPLPYLENNNGGRQWFSTGDTAWDGRITTTSSKSNVDITLDQGDFSANEAEQMRVRLCSTSTGNCTEYQYFGGPVQSNNRFNTYFTNMKPATYNLDIRAPFTAVGHVIVNAY, from the coding sequence ATGGGAAAGGCGAATAGAGTCTTCCGGATCATGTTTGTATTGTCGCTATTGTTAACCGGGTTATTTGCCGGTAGTAGTGCAGAAAAAGTATCTGCCGCTAGTGACTTTATCTGGCCCTGTGAAGCTTGTTCTGCCAGTGATATCACGCAATATTACGGTGGAAATCACTATGGAATCGACCTTGCTAGAGGTGGCACGGTAGCGATCAACGCAACCGCCGCCGGCACTGTATCCAGATCCTATTATTCGGATTCGTACGGCGAGGTTGTATTTATTAAACACACAATCAACGGAATCAGTTATGAAACGGTGTATGCCCATATGAGAAGCGGCAGTCGGACAGTTAACGTTGGAGATCCTGTTGCACAGGGGCAATTACTTGGCTACATGGGTAGTACAGGTGACTCTACCGGCCAGCACCTTCACTTTGAACTCCACTCACCGGCCTGGAATATAAGCAAATCAGATAGTTTAGATCCCCTCCCTTATCTGGAGAACAATAACGGCGGCAGACAGTGGTTTTCTACTGGTGATACAGCGTGGGACGGAAGGATCACGACGACAAGCTCCAAATCAAATGTCGATATTACACTGGATCAAGGTGATTTTTCAGCAAATGAAGCAGAACAGATGAGAGTACGCCTTTGTTCAACTAGTACGGGAAACTGTACAGAGTATCAATATTTTGGTGGGCCGGTTCAAAGCAACAATCGTTTTAATACCTATTTTACCAACATGAAACCCGCAACCTACAATCTAGATATTCGGGCTCCATTTACAGCGGTTGGCCATGTAATTGTAAACGCATATTAA
- a CDS encoding anti-sigma factor family protein has product MRCKQAEEWMQRDLDGDLQPEQQQALQRHIAGCAVCARRWAEWKSLQQRLTSLPPVSPPVSLVERLEEEWSREAASPRPRVPWIRHFSWGMGGLAAALLLVWWWGPGGTPSTTSTSRPVQQEQKEEIAPPADEKSGIGILSREQEREREQELPSPEGSWIANQEGEQIRITDKKGNEVYESKPWQANAQVSFTWEEDDILYLQLEWQGREEQRWIDVKKRRESDQPLSTEKERD; this is encoded by the coding sequence ATGAGGTGTAAACAAGCGGAAGAATGGATGCAGCGTGATCTGGACGGCGATTTGCAACCGGAACAGCAACAAGCGTTACAGCGACATATTGCGGGATGTGCCGTTTGTGCGCGTCGGTGGGCAGAGTGGAAATCGTTGCAACAGCGGCTAACATCGCTTCCACCGGTATCCCCTCCTGTCTCCTTAGTCGAGCGGTTGGAAGAAGAATGGAGCCGGGAAGCGGCCTCCCCGCGACCACGCGTACCATGGATTCGGCACTTTTCCTGGGGAATGGGTGGTTTGGCGGCAGCCCTGCTCCTGGTCTGGTGGTGGGGACCGGGTGGTACCCCTTCCACCACTTCTACCAGTAGACCTGTTCAGCAGGAGCAGAAGGAGGAAATTGCTCCACCTGCGGATGAAAAGAGCGGGATTGGCATCCTGAGCAGGGAGCAGGAAAGAGAGCGGGAACAAGAATTACCGTCCCCTGAGGGCTCCTGGATTGCCAACCAAGAGGGTGAACAGATCCGAATCACCGACAAAAAAGGGAACGAAGTGTATGAAAGCAAGCCTTGGCAGGCTAATGCCCAGGTGAGTTTTACCTGGGAGGAAGACGATATCCTCTATCTCCAGCTGGAGTGGCAGGGGCGGGAAGAACAGCGATGGATTGATGTGAAGAAACGAAGGGAGAGCGATCAGCCCCTTTCAACGGAAAAGGAGAGGGATTGA
- a CDS encoding PTS sugar transporter subunit IIB, whose protein sequence is MKKILVVCSNGLGSSLMLKSNIQKVLQEKKVEAEVENCDLGSAGSLSKGMDLVVTSQGLAGELEGLGIPVVTITNFISKQEVEEKVLSRF, encoded by the coding sequence ATGAAAAAAATTCTTGTCGTTTGCAGCAACGGTCTGGGAAGTAGTCTCATGTTAAAGTCCAATATCCAAAAAGTGTTGCAGGAAAAGAAGGTCGAAGCGGAAGTGGAAAACTGCGACCTTGGATCCGCCGGTTCCTTGAGCAAAGGTATGGATTTGGTGGTTACCTCCCAAGGCCTAGCTGGAGAGTTGGAGGGTTTGGGTATTCCGGTGGTGACGATCACCAATTTTATCAGTAAGCAGGAAGTTGAAGAAAAAGTCCTATCCCGCTTTTAG
- a CDS encoding PTS ascorbate transporter subunit IIC has protein sequence MEGFLGFIVNEILSQPAIIAGMMAMIGLVLLKKPLRSILNGTLKTIIGFLLLGVGADVVVQSLGPLGTILNQGFGIRGLIPNNEAIVGVAVQTLGQQTAIIMSLGFVFNLLFARFTPFKYIFLTGHHAFFMACLLSAVLTAAGIQGFSAILIASVILGLLMVVLPALAQPFVRRITGDDSLAIGHFGTFGYISAGLVGKWLGNPDKSTEDLKLPQGLSFLRDTTISTAVTMVVLYVGITLAAGPEAAAGVAKDQNYVMFAIMQGLLFAVGLYVILAGVRMMLAEIVPAFQGIAEKLVPDAKPALDCPVMFNFAPTAVILGFLASFLGGLIGLSILVVVGLPVIIPGLVPHFFTGATAGVFGNATGGRRGAFLGALTNGLLISFLPALLVPVLGDLGFENTTFGDTDFSVVGLIIGYMVRLF, from the coding sequence ATGGAGGGTTTTCTGGGATTTATCGTCAATGAAATCCTGAGTCAACCGGCGATAATCGCCGGTATGATGGCCATGATTGGGTTGGTTTTACTCAAAAAACCCCTACGTTCCATCCTGAACGGCACACTTAAAACGATTATTGGCTTCCTCCTCCTAGGGGTGGGAGCTGATGTGGTGGTTCAGTCACTCGGCCCGTTGGGAACGATCTTGAACCAAGGGTTCGGAATTCGGGGATTAATCCCCAATAATGAAGCGATCGTGGGGGTGGCGGTTCAAACCCTAGGGCAGCAAACGGCCATCATCATGAGTCTGGGTTTTGTTTTCAATTTATTGTTTGCGCGGTTTACACCGTTCAAATATATCTTCCTCACCGGTCATCACGCTTTTTTTATGGCGTGTCTGCTGTCCGCAGTTTTGACGGCTGCTGGAATCCAAGGCTTTTCTGCCATCTTGATCGCTTCTGTGATCCTCGGGTTGCTGATGGTCGTGCTTCCAGCGTTGGCCCAACCCTTTGTTCGTCGGATTACCGGGGATGATAGTTTGGCAATTGGTCATTTTGGTACCTTTGGCTATATATCAGCGGGTCTGGTAGGAAAATGGTTAGGAAACCCAGACAAGTCGACGGAGGATTTAAAACTGCCCCAGGGGTTGAGTTTTCTTCGTGACACCACCATTTCCACCGCTGTTACCATGGTCGTCTTATATGTTGGGATAACATTGGCGGCTGGTCCTGAAGCGGCAGCAGGTGTTGCAAAAGACCAGAATTATGTGATGTTTGCGATTATGCAAGGGTTGTTGTTTGCCGTCGGCCTGTATGTTATCCTGGCGGGCGTTCGTATGATGCTGGCTGAGATTGTTCCCGCTTTCCAAGGGATTGCGGAAAAGTTGGTCCCCGACGCAAAACCGGCTCTAGATTGTCCAGTGATGTTCAATTTTGCTCCTACCGCCGTTATACTGGGTTTTCTCGCTAGTTTTCTCGGCGGTTTGATCGGCCTGAGCATCCTGGTTGTTGTGGGCTTGCCGGTGATTATTCCCGGTCTCGTCCCCCATTTTTTTACCGGAGCGACTGCCGGTGTTTTTGGAAATGCCACAGGGGGAAGAAGGGGAGCCTTTCTTGGAGCGCTGACCAACGGTCTTTTGATCAGCTTTCTGCCTGCGCTATTGGTGCCGGTCCTGGGAGATCTCGGCTTTGAAAATACCACCTTTGGCGACACGGACTTCAGTGTTGTCGGATTGATCATCGGATACATGGTCCGACTGTTTTAG
- the erm gene encoding 23S ribosomal RNA methyltransferase Erm, translating to MNKQDKRHRRIRKFRQGTNFPGQHLMHNKRLLNQLVEMAQIQPDETVVDIGAGMGALTLPLADIAERVLAVENDPILAEKLQQKVKQDSKTNIKIIQRDFLQIHLPQSPYCVVANIPYSITTPILGKLLDLPTSPFQRAVIVMEKGAAKRFTTVAITNPRILKWRMWFDLKMGQTISPDQFSPPPRVDSAVLTVCRKKKPLVSPRHHSRFIALASQGLRHAQSPISVGLRDIFTPPQINHLAKELGLNRDTQIGRLNEEQWGLVFHTMLQHVPSFRWPRYKRKDS from the coding sequence ATGAACAAACAGGATAAACGCCATCGGCGGATACGGAAATTTCGACAGGGAACCAACTTTCCCGGCCAGCATCTGATGCACAACAAACGTTTGCTCAATCAATTGGTGGAAATGGCCCAAATTCAACCGGATGAGACTGTCGTCGATATCGGAGCAGGCATGGGAGCATTGACCTTGCCGCTGGCAGACATCGCAGAGCGCGTCCTCGCCGTGGAGAACGATCCCATATTGGCAGAAAAGCTACAACAGAAAGTGAAACAGGACTCCAAAACCAATATCAAAATCATCCAGCGAGATTTTTTACAAATCCATCTTCCACAGTCTCCCTATTGTGTGGTCGCCAATATTCCGTATTCCATCACCACTCCGATCCTGGGAAAACTGCTGGATCTACCTACAAGCCCCTTTCAACGGGCGGTGATCGTCATGGAAAAAGGAGCGGCCAAACGCTTTACCACCGTTGCAATTACAAACCCACGCATATTGAAGTGGCGTATGTGGTTTGATTTAAAGATGGGGCAGACGATATCCCCTGATCAATTTTCACCGCCACCTCGGGTTGATTCAGCCGTATTAACCGTGTGTCGAAAAAAGAAGCCGCTGGTTTCCCCTCGACATCATTCCCGCTTTATAGCTCTAGCCTCCCAGGGACTAAGGCATGCGCAATCTCCCATTTCCGTCGGTTTGCGAGACATTTTTACTCCACCGCAAATCAACCATCTGGCCAAAGAGCTGGGATTAAACCGGGATACGCAGATCGGTCGCTTGAATGAGGAGCAGTGGGGACTTGTTTTTCATACCATGCTCCAGCATGTGCCTTCATTTCGTTGGCCGCGATACAAGAGGAAGGATAGTTAA